From Triticum aestivum cultivar Chinese Spring chromosome 4A, IWGSC CS RefSeq v2.1, whole genome shotgun sequence, a single genomic window includes:
- the LOC123084196 gene encoding two-component response regulator ORR22-like: MEIFFVPPPSHAANKKTHTQKKKTTPSTPLLSIPSFVVAAAASLDPIDPIYRCQRRRRRPRGRRRHAAAAASTRQGGLNPAAAELRETPDGVPWKAWIKEEHRRKFSNREPNKNHDLCKEISKPPSADLYHQLGQATCDSHRSCDQSNRAGKKRKEPHSEEEDDGEDNDAAAGSKKPRVLWSVELHRKFVAAVNQLGINKAVPKRLLELMNMEKLTRENVASHLQSRALLTNKLTCSWCS, encoded by the exons atggag atttttttcgtccctCCCCCATCACACGCAGCCAACAAAAAAACCCACACCCAGAAAAAAAAAACAACTCCATCAACCCCACTCCTTTCGATCCCATCGTTCgttgtcgccgccgccgcgtctCTCGATCCCATCGATCCCATATATCgttgccagcgccgccgccgccgtccgaggGGGAGACGccggcacgccgccgccgccgcctccacaagGCAGGGCGGTTTGAATCCCGCTGCCGCCGAACTCCGGGAAACGCCCGACGGCGTACCCTGGAAGGCCTGGATCAAGGAGGAGCACAG GAGGAAGTTCAGCAACCGTGAGCCGAACAAAAACCATGATCTCTGCAAGGAGATCAGCAAGCCGCCGAGCGCCGACTTGTACCACCAGCTCGGCCAGGCGACCTGTGACAGCCACAGGTCGTGTGACCAGAGCAACAGGgccggcaagaagaggaaggagccgcacagcgaggaggaagacgacggcgaggaCAACGACGCCGCCGCCGGGTCGAAGAAGCCGAGGGTGCTGTGGTCAGTGGAGCTGCACCGGAAGTTCGTCGCCGCCGTAAACCAGCTCGGGATCAACA AGGCTGTACCCAAACGATTACTCGAGCTTATGAACATGGAGAAGCTCACCAGGGAAAATGTTGCGAGTCATCTGCAG AGCAGAGCTCTTTTAACAAATAAGTTAACATGTTCCTGGTGTTCGTGA